A window of Thermococcus sp. LS1 genomic DNA:
ATCAACGAGATATTCGCCTCCATTCCGAGCCTGCCGATACTTATCCTCATAGGTGCCACCGCCGGACACATTACCCTGTGGTTCATAGTGGTGCTGTTGGTCATCTTCGGATGGATGGGAATCGCGAGGATTTCGAGGAGTATGGCACTCCAGATCAAAGAGCAGACCTATATCGAGGCAGCTAAGGCCCTCGGTGCCGGCAACGGCAGGATAATCTTCAAGCACATCCTTCCGCAGCTGCTCCCGTATGCATTCGCCGTCATAGCCCTCAGCGTTCCCGGTGCGGTTATCGCCGAGGCCTCACTGAGCTTCCTTGGTATCGGTGATCCAACGGCCGTTACCTGGGGACAGATACTCCACGCGGCCCAGAATCAGGCGGCAACTACCAAGGGTTACTGGTGGTGGGTTCTTCCACCTGGGCTTGGAATCGCCGTGGTTGGCCTTACCTTCGTGCTTATAGGTACGGCCCTCGATAAGATACTCAACCCGAAGCTCAGGAGGCTGTGAGGTGGTATAAATGGCTAAGAACGTGCTCGAAGTTAAAGACCTCAAGATGTATTACTTCACCAGCAAGGGTGTCGTCAAAGCAGTGGACAACATCACCTTCAACCTCAAGAAAGGTGAGGTGCTGGGACTTGCCGGTGAGAGCGGATGCGGCAAGTCCTCCCTTGGTTTTACTTTAATGGGAATGCCCACTTCGCCAGGGAAGATAGTCAGTGGCAGCATCAAGATAGACGGCAGAGAGATAGTTGGTCTTCCTGAGGATGTGCTCAGGAAAGAAATACGTTGGCAGAAGATATCCATGATATTCCAGGGTGCAATGAACGCTCTCAACCCAGTTTACACCGTTGGTTATCAGATGACCGAGCCCCTTATACTCCACAAGGGTATGGACAAAGACGATGCCCTTGACAGGGCCCAGAAGTACCTTGAGCTCGTTGGCCTCCCACCTGACATCGTCTACCGCTATCCTCACGAGCTTTCGGGTGGTATGAAGCAGCGTGTCATCATCGCCACCGCCCTGCTCCTCGAGCCCGATGTGGTTATAGCCGACGAGCCGACAACGGCACTCGACGTCGTTGTGCAGGCACAGATCATAAACCTCATGAAGAAGCTCAAAAAGGAGCTCGGACTGTCGATGATATTCATCACTCACGACCTTAGCATTCTCGCTGAGATTAGCGACCGCGTTGCGATAATGTACGCCGGTAAGATTATTGAGATAGGCGACAGCGAGAAGATTTACTACGAGCCGGCCCACCCGTACACCCAGAAGCTCCTCGCGGCCATACCGAGGCTTCACGAAGACATTGAGAGGCTCGAGTTCATTCCTGGACAGCCACCCAACCTCATCACCCCGCCAAAAGGGTGCCGCTTCCACCCGAGGTGCCCGTACGCAATGCAGGTTTGTAAGGAGCAGGAGCCCGAACTGAAGGAAGTTGATAAGGATCACTATGCCGCATGCTGGTTGCTGTGAGGTGTGAGAGATGGCGGAGCCGGTACTCAAAGTTGAAAACCTTAAGAAGTACTTCCCAATCAAGAGGGGACTCATCAGCGCGCTCAAGGGTGAGCCTCAGAGGTACGTGAGGGCTGTCGACGGCATAAGCTTTGAGATCGAAAAGCAGGAGGTCTTTGCCCTCGTTGGTGAGAGTGGCTGTGGTAAGTCAACCACGGGTAAGCTAATAGTCAAGCTCCTCGAGCCGACGGAGGGTAAGATATACCTTGAGGGCAGGGACGTTACCGACATCAAGACCAAAGAGGAAATCCTGGATTACAGGAGGCATGTTCAGATAATCTTCCAGGACCCGTTCAGCTCAATGAATCCGCGTTTCAGGATATTTGACATCCTCGAGGAGCCGCTCCTCATACACGGCATTGGCGAAACCAAGGCCGAGCGTGAGGAGCTCATCTACAAGGCCCTTGAGATGGTCAAGATAACCCCGCCAGAGGACTACGTCGGAAGGTTCCCACACATGCTCTCTGGCGGTCAGAGACAGCGTGTCGCTATTGCTAGGGCCCTCATATTGAACCCGACGTTCATAGTTGCCGACGAGCCTGTCTCGATGCTTGACGTTTCCATTAGGGCTGAGATCCTTGAGCTGATGAAGGAGCTCAAGGAGAAGATGGGTGTTACCTACCTTTACATCACCCACGACCTCTCAACGGCCAGATACTTCGCCGACTACATTGCAGTCATGTACCTCGGAAGGATCGTGGAGATGGGTCCTGCTGAGAAGGTCATTGACAACCCGCTTCACCCGTACACTAGGGCACTCCTCGCTGCGGTTCCAGAGCCGAAGCCAGAGAGGAGGAACGTCATCAAGGAGCTTCCAATTAAGGGTGAAGTTCCAAACGCCGCTGAGGTTCCACCGGGATGCAGGTTCCACCCGAGGTGCATCTACGCCCAGAAGGGACTCTGCGACACCAAGCACCCGCAGCTCGTCGAGTACGAGCACAATCACTTTGCAGAGTGCCACCTGGTCGGTAAGTACTGACCTCCCTTCAACTTTTCTTTTAGGTGAGACCCATGGGAACTCTGAAGGAGGCGCTTGGGTATCCTTTTCTGAGGGCCGGCCTGATAATGCTCCTCTTGGCAGTGATAATTTCTGCTATGGGGCTTTATGGGGTTGATAAGTCTTACTCATCCAATGGCACCCTTGGTAAGGGCAGGCATTTTCTTGGAGATGAGGACTTTGAAAAGAGCTACGTCTATTACAACCGCACTCTTATTATCTCTTCATCCAACGCAACCTTCTCCGTAATCCAAGGAAACGTTACAGAAAGATACACTCAGTTAAACGGAACCGTGAAGATAATACCCACGACTCGGCCTGCGATAGACGTTTTTAATGGAACTCTCAACTATACATACACCGTCAGTGCGAAGGACTATCCTTATGCGATTTATTCCCTCATAGCCTTCGTGCTTATGCTCGTGGGAACGGTAATGGCTT
This region includes:
- a CDS encoding ABC transporter ATP-binding protein is translated as MAKNVLEVKDLKMYYFTSKGVVKAVDNITFNLKKGEVLGLAGESGCGKSSLGFTLMGMPTSPGKIVSGSIKIDGREIVGLPEDVLRKEIRWQKISMIFQGAMNALNPVYTVGYQMTEPLILHKGMDKDDALDRAQKYLELVGLPPDIVYRYPHELSGGMKQRVIIATALLLEPDVVIADEPTTALDVVVQAQIINLMKKLKKELGLSMIFITHDLSILAEISDRVAIMYAGKIIEIGDSEKIYYEPAHPYTQKLLAAIPRLHEDIERLEFIPGQPPNLITPPKGCRFHPRCPYAMQVCKEQEPELKEVDKDHYAACWLL
- a CDS encoding ABC transporter ATP-binding protein, with the protein product MAEPVLKVENLKKYFPIKRGLISALKGEPQRYVRAVDGISFEIEKQEVFALVGESGCGKSTTGKLIVKLLEPTEGKIYLEGRDVTDIKTKEEILDYRRHVQIIFQDPFSSMNPRFRIFDILEEPLLIHGIGETKAEREELIYKALEMVKITPPEDYVGRFPHMLSGGQRQRVAIARALILNPTFIVADEPVSMLDVSIRAEILELMKELKEKMGVTYLYITHDLSTARYFADYIAVMYLGRIVEMGPAEKVIDNPLHPYTRALLAAVPEPKPERRNVIKELPIKGEVPNAAEVPPGCRFHPRCIYAQKGLCDTKHPQLVEYEHNHFAECHLVGKY